The Fulvia fulva chromosome 6, complete sequence genome includes a window with the following:
- a CDS encoding Acyl-protein thioesterase 1, protein MTSTKFPSERGREDPIHKPAIDTSIEPSKSAAFIFVHGLADGGSALENIGDQFQQGGKLTWLHWIFPSAKHNPTQMDTAWYIQHSLSPIAFSRPALAPDEDEYGMFETIRYLESLIDACVEGGIPANRIVLGGFSQGMAMSLLLHLTSIKYSGKLAGIVALLGYLPLSDGRNRIEELRRAAGFPAKRSDGTPVFMGRGMKDSLVPKHIWNNSVQTLRDLGASEQDFEMHEYEGLAHSINGALLRDLCAWLEKVVPPAE, encoded by the exons ATGACCTCGACCAAGTTCCCTTCGGAGCGAGGCAGAGAAGATCCAATTCATAAGCCAGCAATCGACACCTCGATCGAGCCGTCCAAGTCTGCGGCCTTCATCTTCGTGCACGGTTTAGCTGACGGTGGCTCAGCACTTGAAA ACATTGGCGATCAGTTCCAGCAAGGCGGCAAGCTAACGTGGCTACACTGGATCTTCCCAAGTGCCAAGCATAATCCGACTCAGATGGATACAGCTTGGTACATACAACACTCACTGTCTCCCATCGCATTCTCCCGGCCCGCACTCGCCCCCGACGAGGATGAGTATGGCATGTTTGAGACGATCAGATACCTCGAATCTCTAATCGATGCTTGCGTTGAAGGTGGCATTCCTGCCAATCGTATTGTGCTCGGCGGTTTCTCACAAGGCATGGCTATGAGCCTACTGCTACATCTTACCTCGATCAAGTATAGCGGCAAGTTGGCTGGCATCGTCGCCCTGCTTGGGTATCTGCCCCTGTCCGATGGAAGGAATCGCATAGAGGAGCTCCGGAGGGCAGCTGGGTTCCCGGCCAAGAGATCGGACGGCACGCCGGTCTTCATGGGAAGGGGCATGAAGGACTCCTTGGTGCCTAAACACATATGGAACAACTCCGTGCAGACACTGAGAGATCTGGGTGCCAGCGAGCAAGATTTCGAAATGCATGAGTACGAAGGCTTGGCACACAGCATCAATGGTGCGTTGCTTCGAGATCTGTGTGCCTGGCTGGAgaaagtcgtaccgcctgCTGAGTAG